The Aurantiacibacter arachoides genome window below encodes:
- a CDS encoding endonuclease domain-containing protein: MTKGAMPEFKPRNTPRARTLRNTATPAERLLWQHLSRSQQGAKFSRQMPVGPFYADFLCRSLKLVIECDGISHDRTPEADARRDTWMRAEGYTVLRFTNADVLGNAEGVVATIRAEVERLQASQAHP; encoded by the coding sequence ATGACCAAAGGCGCAATGCCCGAGTTCAAACCTCGCAACACCCCCCGCGCTCGCACGTTGCGCAACACCGCCACCCCCGCCGAACGCCTGCTCTGGCAACACCTCTCACGCAGCCAGCAGGGCGCGAAGTTCAGCCGTCAGATGCCGGTCGGCCCGTTCTACGCCGACTTCCTCTGCCGCAGCCTGAAATTGGTGATCGAATGCGACGGCATCAGCCACGACCGGACCCCCGAAGCCGATGCGCGGCGCGATACGTGGATGCGGGCGGAAGGCTACACCGTGCTGCGCTTTACGAACGCCGATGTGTTGGGGAATGCGGAGGGCGTGGTCGCCACGATCCGCGCGGAGGTGGAGCGGTTGCAAGCCTCGCAGGCCCACCCCTAA